From Musa acuminata AAA Group cultivar baxijiao chromosome BXJ3-8, Cavendish_Baxijiao_AAA, whole genome shotgun sequence, one genomic window encodes:
- the LOC135644907 gene encoding uncharacterized protein LOC135644907: protein MGSVISKAANGVGTALGNAFVAPVKTIFGASCEGICSGTWDITCFIEHLCISNLLRLLMVSVLAYITLLFIYLLFKVGILQCVCRSICKMSWAACKTYWTALKEITCFLWHKLKNTKRTYRRRFENVEEGYSSSEYDSSSEESLDHHRGVRRRSVRERRKEHILRSLYPTRQSSKGRGYARGSRHHVRLKTREVSVHVKPGRSRSSSLLQLTGRAHKSRRRLIRKPRIW from the exons ATGGGATCTGTTATCAGTAAAGCTGCAAATGGTGTTGGAACTGCACTTGGGAATGCTTTTGTTGCTCCAGTTAAGACCATATTTGGTGCTTCATGCGA GGGTATTTGCTCAGGAACATGGGACATTACCTGCTTTATTGAGCATTTGTGCATCTCCAATCTTTTGAGGCTGTTGATGGTATCTGTGCTGGCTTATATAA CTTTGCTCTTCATCTACCTGCTATTTAAAGTGGGAATACTCCAATGTGTATGCAGAAGTATCTGTAAGATGTCATGGGCAGCATGTAAGACATACTGGACCGCACTCAAAGAGATTACCTGTTTTCTGTGGCACAAGCTGAAGAACACCAAACGTACGTATCGTCGTCGATTCGAAAACGTGGAAGAAGGATACAGTTCAAGCGAGTATGATTCCTCATCAGAGGAGTCCTTGGATCATCACAGAGGTGTTAGGAGGAGATCagtgagagagaggaggaaggaaCACATACTGAGGTCTCTGTATCCCACGAGGCAGAGCTCGAAAGGGAGAGGATATGCGAGGGGTAGTCGTCACCATGTGAGATTGAAGACGAGGGAGGTCTCTGTGCATGTCAAACCAGGAAGGAGTAGGAGCTCCAGTTTGCTCCAGCTTACCGGCAGAGCACACAAAAGCAGGAGGCGACTCATCAGGAAACCAAGAATCTGGTGA
- the LOC103994486 gene encoding uncharacterized protein LOC103994486 yields MAPAKLEGCDRPKEEGARVCINDALTDDELRAVLRQLEKEEERDLFGLVCKRWLRLQSTERRRLRARAGPAMLRRMADRFPGLVELDLSQSASRSFYPGVTDSDLAVIAAGFRNLRVLDLQNCKGVTDVGMTTLGNGLPSLQSLDVSQCKKVTDKGLVAVASGCSYLKRLHVTGSKSITDELLKSLSKSCPCLEDLGLAGCNNITDIGLSTLADGCRHIKSLDVSKCTKISDVGVSRVAEVAPSSLKVLKMLDCFRVGDKSIFSLAHFCHNLETVVVGGCRDVSDESIKSLSLVCCHSLRSFRMDWCLNITDSSLKCMLSNCRHLVALDIGCCDKITDSAFHSLEMGGFESQLKVLKMSNCLKITISGVGSILQFCKYLEYLDLRSCPHITRLGCQQAGLQFPECCRTNFDGSLGESEGMVDFFF; encoded by the exons ATGGCCCCGGCGAAGCTGGAGGGCTGCGACCGGCCGAAGGAGGAGGGGGCTAGGGTCTGCATCAACGACGCCCTCACCGACGACGAGCTCCGGGCGGTGCTCAGGCAGCTGGAGAAGGAGGAGGAACGGGACCTGTTCGGGCTCGTATGCAAGCGCTGGCTCCGCCTTCAGAGCACCGAACGCCGCCGCCTCCGGGCCCGGGCCGGCCCCGCCATGCTCCGCCGGATGGCTGACCGGTTCCCGGGACTCGTGGAGCTCGACCTCTCCCAGTCCGCCTCGAGATCGTTCTACCCTGGAGTTACCGACTCGGATCTCGCTGTCATCGCTGCTGGATTCCGGAATTTGCGCGTTCTCGATCTTCAGAACTGTAAAG GTGTTACTGATGTCGGGATGACTACTCTGGGAAATGGCCTCCCGTCCCTTCAGTCCCTTGATGTTTCCCAGTGTAAAAAAGTTACCGACAAAGGATTGGTGGCTGTCGCCTCGGGTTGTTCTTATTTAAAAAGGTTGCATGTAACTGGATCCAAATCTATAACAGATGAATTATTAAAATCTCTGTCTAAGAGCTGTCCTTGCCTAGAAGATCTAGGATTGGCAGGATGCAACAACATAACCGACATTGGTCTCTCAACTCTTGCTGATGGTTGTCGACATATTAAGTCTTTAGATGTTAGTAAATGCACTAAAATCAGTGATGTCGGAGTCTCAAGAGTTGCTGAGGTTGcaccatcatcattgaaggttctcAAGATGTTGGACTGTTTCAGAGTTGGTGATAAATCCATATTTTCATTGGCTCACTTCTGCCATAACCTTGAGACTGTCGTAGTTGGTGGATGCCGTGATGTTTCAGATGAATCCATAAAATCTCTGTCACTTGTTTGTTGCCACAGCTTAAGGAGTTTTAGGATGGACTGGTGTTTAAACATCACTGACTCGTCCTTGAAATGCATGCTGTCAAACTGTAGACATCTTGTGGCTCTTGACATCGGTTGCTGTGACAAGATTACAGATTCAGCTTTCCATTCGCTGGAAATGGGAGGATTTGAGTCCCAACTGAAAGTTCTAAAGATGAGTAACTGCTTGAAGATCACAATTTCTGGTGTGGGTTCCATATTGCAGTTCTGCAAGTATCTGGAGTACCTTGACCTGCGTTCGTGCCCTCATATTACAAGGCTGGGTTGCCAGCAAGCTGGTTTGCAGTTTCCTGAATGCTGTAGAACAAATTTTGATGGCAGCTTAGGTGAAAGTGAAGGTATGGTTGatttcttcttctga
- the LOC135583528 gene encoding uncharacterized protein LOC135583528 isoform X2, which produces MGDGELGSAGHTAIDSSNVGFKLLKKCGWKEGTGLGASEQGMLEPIPTFVKKNKRGIGADKTKKKVEVPKDLDAKMQNNHGIREIGLCTKLCYRLSKCSGHAI; this is translated from the exons ATGGGGGACGGTGAATTGGGCTCTGCCGGTCACACAGCCATCGATTCCTCGAACGTCGGGTTCAAG TTGCTGAAGAAGTGCGGATGGAAGGAGGGCACCGGCCTCGGCGCCTCCGAGCAG GGCATGTTGGAGCCTATCCCGACATTTGTTAAGAAGAACAAGCGTGGTATAGGTGCTGATAAAACCAAGAAAAAGGTTGAAGTCCCGAAAGATCTTGATGCCAAGATGCAAAATAATCAT GGGATCAGAGAAATAGGCTTGTGTACTAAATTGTGCTACCGTTTATCCAAATGTTCAGGACATGCAATctaa
- the LOC135583528 gene encoding uncharacterized protein LOC135583528 isoform X1 produces MGDGELGSAGHTAIDSSNVGFKLLKKCGWKEGTGLGASEQGMLEPIPTFVKKNKRGIGADKTKKKVEVPKDLDAKMQNNHDMQSKKKNKQVSKRIRKMREEEERMKEKEFERAFFREFWPDNV; encoded by the exons ATGGGGGACGGTGAATTGGGCTCTGCCGGTCACACAGCCATCGATTCCTCGAACGTCGGGTTCAAG TTGCTGAAGAAGTGCGGATGGAAGGAGGGCACCGGCCTCGGCGCCTCCGAGCAG GGCATGTTGGAGCCTATCCCGACATTTGTTAAGAAGAACAAGCGTGGTATAGGTGCTGATAAAACCAAGAAAAAGGTTGAAGTCCCGAAAGATCTTGATGCCAAGATGCAAAATAATCAT GACATGCAATctaagaaaaagaacaaacaagTCTCTAAAAGAATAAGGAAGATgcgggaagaagaggagaggatgaaagagaagGAATTTGAACGAGCCTTCTTCAGGGAGTTCTGGCCGGACAATGTATAG
- the LOC135644906 gene encoding uncharacterized protein LOC135644906 isoform X2 yields the protein MAKGKDIFFESILRENTLKSIFSGRRRKRTGVAEDVGNPIPQLSSFANCVVARCSRILHISRDKLQQSFETEFPDRVKLPTTYARDLFEYCCFRTFHAVIKNPDYLANKEFRQLTFDMMLAWESPGACSESIPKESNTCDHLVVEEEHGVDERKTVGLKAFARIAPACPAIADSITVHNLFDALTCSSGGQMHFFIYDKYLKSLYKEIKSLKNIMGSLIASNLHLSDGEVILEVDGVMPTQPVLQHIGTSAWPGRLTLTTHALYFESLGVGYDKAVRYDLATDLKQVIKGDLTGPLGARLFDKAVMYKSISLAEPIYFAFPEFKGHSRRDYWLAVVGEVLQVHKFIRKYDLDEIQQMEALSKAILGIFRYRALKEAFHIHPPRFRSILAFYLAEKLPKGDKILEALYDYLKLPADGIQSIIVNSSSDTNLHVCPLPFSLYTVTKMGFTLEMEVVDGIEEKYILVGDVCVGSTSSLETAVKESFCYSEIAEAARATVDQMKVDGIDTNLAVMKELLFPVLESTKLLQLLVKWENPFKSTSFLVVNLYVVYRGWVRYVLSCISLSLALLMTWHKFRRKRKPVQVFHITPPPSKNAVEQLLVLQDAIARLETMVQAGNIGLLKLRALLFAAIPKATDETALTLIVAATLVAIVPFVHLMVLLAVEAFTREMPLRKKSSEKLRRRLREWWARIPAAPVELVRHQMEKPHNFSSQEKAS from the exons ATGGCGAAGGGAAAGGACATCTTCTTCGAAAGCATCTTGCGGGAGAACACCCTCAAGTCCATCTTCAGCGGCCGGCGTCGGAAGCGCACCGGGGTAGCGGAGGACGTCGGCAACCCCATCCCCCAGCTCTCCTCCTTCGCTAACTGCGTCGTCGCCCGCTGTTCCAG GATTCTTCACATTTCAAGGGACAAATTGCAACAATCTTTTGAGACCGAATTTCCTGATCGTGTCAAACTTCCTACTACATATGCAAGAGACCTATTTGAATATTGCTGTTTCAGAACTTTTCATGCGGTGATCAAGAATCCAGATTATTTGGCCAATAAGGAGTTCCGCCAGTTAACTTTTGACATGATGCTGGCTTGGGAGTCCCCTGGAGCATGCAGCGAATCCATACCCAAA GAATCTAATACTTGTGACCATCTGGTAGTTGAAGAAGAGCATGGG GTAGATGAAAGGAAGACTGTTGGATTGAAAGCTTTTGCACGAATAGCTCCTGCCTGTCCTGCCATTGCTGACTCAATAACTGTGCACAACTTGTTTGACGCATTGACTTGCTCATCAGGGGGCCAAATGCATTTTTTCATATATGACAAATACCTCAAAAGTCTATACAA GGAAATtaaatctttaaaaaatattatgggcTCATTGATTGCTTCAAACCTTCACCTTTCTGATGGAGAAGTTATTTTAGAAGTTGATGGTGTAATGCCCACTCAACCTGTTCTACAACACATTGGAACATCTGCATGGCCAG GACGATTGACGTTGACAACCCATGCTCTCTACTTTGAATCATTAGGAGTGGGTTATGATAAAGCTGTCAGATATGATCTGGCAACAGACCTAAAGCAAGTGATAAAGGGTGATCTGACTGGACCTCTGGGTGCTCGCCTCTTTGATAAAGCTGTGATGTACAAGTCAATATCTCT AGCAGAACCCATTTATTTTGCATTTCCTGAATTTAAAGGCCATTCACGGAGAGACTACTGGCTGGCAGTTGTTGGTGAAGTGTTGCAGGTGCACAAATTTATTAGGAAGTATGATCTTGATGAAATTCAGCAGATGGAAGCTCTTTCAAAGGCCATTTTAGGCATCTTCAGATATCGAGCTTTAAAAGAAGCATTCCATATCCATCCTCCTCGTTTTAGGTCTATACTTGCTTTTTACTTAGCTGAGAAACTCCCAAAAGGAGATAAGATCTTGGAGGctttatatgattatttaaaactGCCAGCTGATGGAATCCAGAGCATTATTGTCAATTCATCATCTGATACGAATTTACATGTTTGTCCTTTACCATTTTCATTATACACAGTCACCAAAATGGGCTTCACACTTGAAATGGAAGTGGTAGATGGTATCGAGGAAAAATACATCCTTGTTGGTGATGTTTGTGTTGGTTCGACAAGTTCTCTGGAAACTGCTGTAAAGGAATCGTTCTGTTACTCTGAAATAGCTGAAGCGGCACGTGCAACGGTGGACCAGATGAAAGTCGACGGCATCGATACAAACCTAGCTGTAATGAAG GAGTTGCTGTTCCCAGTTCTCGAGTCTACCAAGTTGCTTCAGCTTTTAGTTAAATGGGAAAATCCTTTTAAATCAACTTCGTTCTTGGTTGTGAACCTTTACGTTGTTTACAG GGGTTGGGTCAGATACGTTTTATCTTGCATATCCTTATCTCTGGCTCTTCTCATGACGTGGCACAAGTTCCGCAGAAAACGGAAACCTGTGCAGGTGTTTCACATCACGCCTCCCCCTTCCAAGAATGCTGTTGAGCAGCTCTTAGTTTTGCAGGATGCCATCGCCCGGTTGGAAACTATGGTTCAGGCAGGAAACATCGGACTTCTTAAGCTAAGAGCTCTCCTATTCGCGGCAATTCCAAAG GCAACCGACGAGACGGCGCTCACCCTGATCGTGGCGGCGACATTGGTTGCAATTGTGCCTTTTGTGCATTTGATGGTGTTATTGGCGGTGGAGGCCTTCACCAGGGAGATGCCGCTGAGGAAAAAGAGTAGTGAGAAGCTGAGGAGGAGACTGAGGGAGTGGTGGGCTCGTATTCCGGCGGCCCCTGTTGAGCTTGTCAGGCACCAGATGGAAAAACCACACAATTTTTCTTCGCAGGAGAAAGCttcatga
- the LOC135644906 gene encoding uncharacterized protein LOC135644906 isoform X1 codes for MAKGKDIFFESILRENTLKSIFSGRRRKRTGVAEDVGNPIPQLSSFANCVVARCSRILHISRDKLQQSFETEFPDRVKLPTTYARDLFEYCCFRTFHAVIKNPDYLANKEFRQLTFDMMLAWESPGACSESIPKESNTCDHLVVEEEHGVSFFYISSSCLAAQVDERKTVGLKAFARIAPACPAIADSITVHNLFDALTCSSGGQMHFFIYDKYLKSLYKEIKSLKNIMGSLIASNLHLSDGEVILEVDGVMPTQPVLQHIGTSAWPGRLTLTTHALYFESLGVGYDKAVRYDLATDLKQVIKGDLTGPLGARLFDKAVMYKSISLAEPIYFAFPEFKGHSRRDYWLAVVGEVLQVHKFIRKYDLDEIQQMEALSKAILGIFRYRALKEAFHIHPPRFRSILAFYLAEKLPKGDKILEALYDYLKLPADGIQSIIVNSSSDTNLHVCPLPFSLYTVTKMGFTLEMEVVDGIEEKYILVGDVCVGSTSSLETAVKESFCYSEIAEAARATVDQMKVDGIDTNLAVMKELLFPVLESTKLLQLLVKWENPFKSTSFLVVNLYVVYRGWVRYVLSCISLSLALLMTWHKFRRKRKPVQVFHITPPPSKNAVEQLLVLQDAIARLETMVQAGNIGLLKLRALLFAAIPKATDETALTLIVAATLVAIVPFVHLMVLLAVEAFTREMPLRKKSSEKLRRRLREWWARIPAAPVELVRHQMEKPHNFSSQEKAS; via the exons ATGGCGAAGGGAAAGGACATCTTCTTCGAAAGCATCTTGCGGGAGAACACCCTCAAGTCCATCTTCAGCGGCCGGCGTCGGAAGCGCACCGGGGTAGCGGAGGACGTCGGCAACCCCATCCCCCAGCTCTCCTCCTTCGCTAACTGCGTCGTCGCCCGCTGTTCCAG GATTCTTCACATTTCAAGGGACAAATTGCAACAATCTTTTGAGACCGAATTTCCTGATCGTGTCAAACTTCCTACTACATATGCAAGAGACCTATTTGAATATTGCTGTTTCAGAACTTTTCATGCGGTGATCAAGAATCCAGATTATTTGGCCAATAAGGAGTTCCGCCAGTTAACTTTTGACATGATGCTGGCTTGGGAGTCCCCTGGAGCATGCAGCGAATCCATACCCAAA GAATCTAATACTTGTGACCATCTGGTAGTTGAAGAAGAGCATGGGGTATCATTTTTTTACATTAGTTCTTCATGTCTGGCTGCTCAG GTAGATGAAAGGAAGACTGTTGGATTGAAAGCTTTTGCACGAATAGCTCCTGCCTGTCCTGCCATTGCTGACTCAATAACTGTGCACAACTTGTTTGACGCATTGACTTGCTCATCAGGGGGCCAAATGCATTTTTTCATATATGACAAATACCTCAAAAGTCTATACAA GGAAATtaaatctttaaaaaatattatgggcTCATTGATTGCTTCAAACCTTCACCTTTCTGATGGAGAAGTTATTTTAGAAGTTGATGGTGTAATGCCCACTCAACCTGTTCTACAACACATTGGAACATCTGCATGGCCAG GACGATTGACGTTGACAACCCATGCTCTCTACTTTGAATCATTAGGAGTGGGTTATGATAAAGCTGTCAGATATGATCTGGCAACAGACCTAAAGCAAGTGATAAAGGGTGATCTGACTGGACCTCTGGGTGCTCGCCTCTTTGATAAAGCTGTGATGTACAAGTCAATATCTCT AGCAGAACCCATTTATTTTGCATTTCCTGAATTTAAAGGCCATTCACGGAGAGACTACTGGCTGGCAGTTGTTGGTGAAGTGTTGCAGGTGCACAAATTTATTAGGAAGTATGATCTTGATGAAATTCAGCAGATGGAAGCTCTTTCAAAGGCCATTTTAGGCATCTTCAGATATCGAGCTTTAAAAGAAGCATTCCATATCCATCCTCCTCGTTTTAGGTCTATACTTGCTTTTTACTTAGCTGAGAAACTCCCAAAAGGAGATAAGATCTTGGAGGctttatatgattatttaaaactGCCAGCTGATGGAATCCAGAGCATTATTGTCAATTCATCATCTGATACGAATTTACATGTTTGTCCTTTACCATTTTCATTATACACAGTCACCAAAATGGGCTTCACACTTGAAATGGAAGTGGTAGATGGTATCGAGGAAAAATACATCCTTGTTGGTGATGTTTGTGTTGGTTCGACAAGTTCTCTGGAAACTGCTGTAAAGGAATCGTTCTGTTACTCTGAAATAGCTGAAGCGGCACGTGCAACGGTGGACCAGATGAAAGTCGACGGCATCGATACAAACCTAGCTGTAATGAAG GAGTTGCTGTTCCCAGTTCTCGAGTCTACCAAGTTGCTTCAGCTTTTAGTTAAATGGGAAAATCCTTTTAAATCAACTTCGTTCTTGGTTGTGAACCTTTACGTTGTTTACAG GGGTTGGGTCAGATACGTTTTATCTTGCATATCCTTATCTCTGGCTCTTCTCATGACGTGGCACAAGTTCCGCAGAAAACGGAAACCTGTGCAGGTGTTTCACATCACGCCTCCCCCTTCCAAGAATGCTGTTGAGCAGCTCTTAGTTTTGCAGGATGCCATCGCCCGGTTGGAAACTATGGTTCAGGCAGGAAACATCGGACTTCTTAAGCTAAGAGCTCTCCTATTCGCGGCAATTCCAAAG GCAACCGACGAGACGGCGCTCACCCTGATCGTGGCGGCGACATTGGTTGCAATTGTGCCTTTTGTGCATTTGATGGTGTTATTGGCGGTGGAGGCCTTCACCAGGGAGATGCCGCTGAGGAAAAAGAGTAGTGAGAAGCTGAGGAGGAGACTGAGGGAGTGGTGGGCTCGTATTCCGGCGGCCCCTGTTGAGCTTGTCAGGCACCAGATGGAAAAACCACACAATTTTTCTTCGCAGGAGAAAGCttcatga